GGCAAGCGCCGCTCCGCGACGACGACGATGAGTCGGCGGACCGTGCGAGGATCGACCGCGCCGACCCCGACCCGCACGGCGCCGACCTGCCGGAGGGGGACCGGTCCGGGATGGGCCTGGAGTCCTACTCCCACGGCACTGTCGACGACGCCGGCGACCTCGGCTCCGGCCCCCGGAGCTGGGGCGAACGGTACGGCGCCGGCGCCGAGGCCGAGGAGGAGGCCGACCGGCTCGGTCCGCGCGTGCCGGAGGGCGGCGTCTCGCCGTTCTCGACCTCGACCCGCTGGGTGCCGTCACCGCACGACGAGTACGGCTTCGACCCCGGCGAGGTCCCCCTCGTTCCCGGCGACGGCCAGGCAACCGCCTCCTGGGAGGAGGAGCGGGGCTGGAGCGCGGGGCGCGGCGCGCCCAAGGTGCATCGCGACGTCGACTTCGCCCACCTCGGCGCCGTGCCGCCGCGCGAGGGCCCCCGCCTGCGCGTCTTCCTGATGTGGGGCCTTGTCGTCTCCATCGCCGTCTTCCTGCTGTTGCAGTTCGTCATGGCCGACAGGGCGCGTAGCGGCGCCGGCGTGACGGCCTTCGCCACCGGCATGGCGGCCTTCAGGAAGGGCGACTTCGTCACGGCACTTAGGGCGTGGGAGCCCGAGGCGGAGGACGGCAACCCCGACGCCCAGTACTACCTCGGCTACATGGCGCAGAACGGCCTGGGCCAACCGTGGAGCAACGCCAGAGCGGCCGGCTACTACCGGCGGGCCGCCGAGGCCGGGCTCGTCGACGCGCAACTCGCGCTTGGCGACCTCTACCTGAGGGGGATGGGCGTGGAGCTCGACGACGCGAAGGGGGCCGCCCTCTACGCTCGCGCGGCCGCCACCGGCGACCCCAAGGGGAGGTTCGAGTACGGCAAGCTACTCCTGCACGGCAAGGGCGTGGCGCGAGACCCGGCGGCGGCGCTGGCCGAGTTCGAGGCGGCAGCGGCCGGGGGGCTCGCCGCCGCCGCCGACTACGTCGCGTTCGCGCGCGAGGCGGTGGGGGTCGCGGAGACCGCCCCGCCCCCCGAACCGTAAGGGAAGCGTTCACCCGGCCTCAAGGAGTCGTCATCAATGGCTGTTATCTTTAGGCCGATGAGAAGCCGTGCAGCCAAGCTCACCGCGTACAAGCGCCTCTCCGCCCTCGCCGCGGCGGTGCTGGCGACCGCCACCCTCGGCCTCGCGGCCGCGCAGGCTCCCAACCCGATAACGTTCCGGAGCGAGATCTACGTCGTCAGCCAGGTCACGCTCGCGGACGGCGGCAAGGAGGAGCGCTTCACCCCGGCCACGCAGGCCATCCCGGGCCAGGTCGTGGAGTACCGCATCTTCGCGACGAACTCCGGCGAGACGACGCTCCCGGCCGGCGTCGTGCAGATCTACGGGCCCGTGCAAGACGGCATGGAGTACGTCGCCAACTCGGCGACCCCCTCCTCGGACAAGCTGCTGACCGAGTTCTCCGTCGACGGCGTCAACTTCTCCGAAGCACCCGTGCTGGTCGGCACCGAGACGGCGCGGCGGGTGGCCGAGCCGGGGGAGTACACCATGATCCGCTGGACGCTGTTGATCCCGCTCGAGCCCGGCCAGGAGGAGCCGTTCTACTACCGCGTCGTCCTGAAGTGAGCGCCGCTCACGCCTCCGTCGCGCGCTCCTGGTACTGCAGCTCGTACAGCTTGCGGTAGTAGCCGTCGAGCTTGAGGAGCTCGAAGTGGTTGCCCTCCTCGATGAGGCGGCCCTTGCGCATGACCATGATGCGGTCCACGTCCTGGATCGTCGATAGCCGGTGCGCGATGATGATGCTCGTGCGCCCCTGCATCAGCTTCTTGAGGGCGTCCTGGATGAGCTCCTCGGTCTCCGTGTCGACGTTGGCGGTCGCCTCGTCCAGGACGAGGAGGATGTCCGGGTTCTGCACCAGCGCGCGGGCGAAGGCGATCAGCTGCTTCTGGCCGGTCGAGAAGCCGGCGCCGCGCTCGAGGACCGGGGTGTCGTAGCCGTCGGGGAGCTTGGAGATGAAGCCGTGGGCGTTCACGAAACGCGCCGCCTCCTCGACCTGCGCCTGCGGAACGGAGTCGTCCCCCAGCGTGATGTTGCTCCGCACGGTGCCGGAGAACAGGAACGGGTCCTGCAGCACGATGCCCACATGCCGTCTCAGCTGGACCTGGTCGTAGTCGCGCACGTCGCGACCGTCGATCTTCACGCGCCCGCGTTGCACGTCGTAGAAGCGGCTGACGAGGCTGATGATCGTCGTCTTGCCGGCGCCCGTGTGCCCTACGAACGCCACCGACTCGCCCGGCGCGATCGTGAAGTCGACGCCGCGCAGCACCCACTCCTCGCCGTCGTAGGCGAACCACACGTCCTCGAACTCGACCTCGCCCCTGAACGGCTGGTCGAACGCGAGCGCGTCGGGCCTGTCGCTCACCGCCTCGGGTGTGTCGAGGAGCCCGAAGATGCGTTCGCTCGACGCCATGGCGGCCTGGATGATGTTGAACTTGTCCGACAGGTCCTGTAGCGGCCGGAAGAACATGCCCGAGTACTGGATGTAGGCCACGAGAGTGCCGATGGTGACGAAACCCACGATGCCGGGGACGAGCTGCGTGCCGGCGTAGAAGAGGATGAGGGCCGTCGAGATGGAGCTCATTATCCCGACCGTCGGGAAGAACAGGCTGAACCAACGCACCTGCTCGTTGTTGGCGTCGAGTAGCTCCAGGTTGAGCTCGTCGAAGCGGCGGGCGTTGCGCGCCTCGCGGTTGAAGAGCTGCACCGTCTTCATGCCGCTCAGGTTCTCGGCCAGGAAGGCGTTCGAGCGCGACGTCCGCAACCGGACGGCGCGGTACGCCACGCGGATGCGGCGCCTCAGCAGGTTCAGCGCCAGGAACAGGGGCGGCATGACCACCAGGGTGATGAGGGCCATGCGCCAGTTGATGGTGAACATGTAGAT
This is a stretch of genomic DNA from Trueperaceae bacterium. It encodes these proteins:
- a CDS encoding ABC transporter ATP-binding protein — its product is MRAESVRDEDGEAFEKAYDQGIMLRLLRYLKPYRLQLVLGVSLLLLNSALTPVFPTLLARALDDYIIAKAEPFAGFTVDERLRGLLMVVVLYLGLRLASFAIRYGYTYLISWLGQRIIYDVRREIFGKIQRLHMGFFDRTPVGRLITRITSDVDAIQQMMTDGVVGLIADVGLMGGLLIYMFTINWRMALITLVVMPPLFLALNLLRRRIRVAYRAVRLRTSRSNAFLAENLSGMKTVQLFNREARNARRFDELNLELLDANNEQVRWFSLFFPTVGIMSSISTALILFYAGTQLVPGIVGFVTIGTLVAYIQYSGMFFRPLQDLSDKFNIIQAAMASSERIFGLLDTPEAVSDRPDALAFDQPFRGEVEFEDVWFAYDGEEWVLRGVDFTIAPGESVAFVGHTGAGKTTIISLVSRFYDVQRGRVKIDGRDVRDYDQVQLRRHVGIVLQDPFLFSGTVRSNITLGDDSVPQAQVEEAARFVNAHGFISKLPDGYDTPVLERGAGFSTGQKQLIAFARALVQNPDILLVLDEATANVDTETEELIQDALKKLMQGRTSIIIAHRLSTIQDVDRIMVMRKGRLIEEGNHFELLKLDGYYRKLYELQYQERATEA
- a CDS encoding sel1 repeat family protein; translation: EAPYEEPQQAPYAAYDDRDDEPADDPRSTASGERSGRWPAALGWEDEPGVGVWQAPLRDDDDESADRARIDRADPDPHGADLPEGDRSGMGLESYSHGTVDDAGDLGSGPRSWGERYGAGAEAEEEADRLGPRVPEGGVSPFSTSTRWVPSPHDEYGFDPGEVPLVPGDGQATASWEEERGWSAGRGAPKVHRDVDFAHLGAVPPREGPRLRVFLMWGLVVSIAVFLLLQFVMADRARSGAGVTAFATGMAAFRKGDFVTALRAWEPEAEDGNPDAQYYLGYMAQNGLGQPWSNARAAGYYRRAAEAGLVDAQLALGDLYLRGMGVELDDAKGAALYARAAATGDPKGRFEYGKLLLHGKGVARDPAAALAEFEAAAAGGLAAAADYVAFAREAVGVAETAPPPEP